In a single window of the Acipenser ruthenus chromosome 8, fAciRut3.2 maternal haplotype, whole genome shotgun sequence genome:
- the LOC117406912 gene encoding SLIT and NTRK-like protein 5, which produces MYIWILQIIMLAVTSLTFIEMYDNYGEICQNLCSCEEKDGILTVSCENRGIVRLSEISPIHFSMYHLLLTGNLLKKLSLNDFISYTGVIILHLGNNDIQEVETGAFNGLQGLKRLHLNNNKIDILRDDTFVGLESLEYLQIDYNYISIIEPNAWSKLHQLQVLILNDNLLSSLPSNIFRYVPLTHLDLRGNRLKMLPYIGLLEHMDKVVELQLEENLWNCSCELIALKAWLESISYSALVGEVVCETPFRLHGRDLDEVSKQELCPRRAISEYEMRPHSPLSTIGYFHTTPAAVTASATSSTVLRSSSKPTKGTRQSNKPRMRPTSRIPSKDTYNYGPIIAYQTKSPVPLECPTACTCNLQISDLGLNVNCQERKIENVADLKPKPYNPKKMYLTGNYISVVRRSDFIDATGLDLLHFGNNRIAVIQDRAFGDLTNLRRLYLNGNLIERLTADMFYGLQSLQYLYLEYNVIREIVLGTFQYVPNLQLLFLNNNLLRTLPGDIFSGLTLARLNLRSNHFTYLPVSGVLDQLRLLVQIDLYENPWDCTCDVVGMKIWLEQLNTGTIVNNVICASPKKLSGEDMISIKSDFLCPDYSDIIVSTPPPSAEPIPERTTTTETSIKYNTTPSSVPLSVLILSLLLVFIMSVFIAAGLFVVVMKKRKKSQSDRTSTNNSDVSSFNLQYSVYSNRSVPKVKTPGGHVYEYIPHPLGHMCKNPIYRSREGDSVEDYRDLHELKVTYRNNTDEERDNHLISQPYSVSTIEPREESSPVQDAENFYRGILEPEKQSPGNNIEYKYSGPATYTYTPNYDVRRQYLHPERIRETVLYSTTPSTVFVEPNRNEYLELKAKLQVEPDYLEVLEKQTTFSQF; this is translated from the coding sequence ATGTATATCTGGATATTGCAAATCATCATGTTGGCGGTTACATCTCTGACTTTCATAGAGATGTATGACAATTATGGAGAAATCTGTCAAAATCTTTGTTCTTGTGAAGAGAAAGATGGGATATTAACTGTGAGTTGTGAAAACAGAGGGATAGTCAGACTTTCAGAAATCAGtccaatacatttctcaatgtaTCATCTTTTGTTAACTGGgaatcttttaaaaaaactgtCTCTAAATGATTTTATCAGTTATACTGGTGTTATAATTTTACATTTAGGTAACAATGATATACAAGAAGTTGAAACGGGAGCTTTTAATGGACTTCAAGGGTTGAAGAGATTGCATCTCAACAATAACAAGATTGACATTTTAAGGGATGATACCTTTGTTGGACTTGAAAGTTTGGAATATCTGCAGATTGATTATAACTACATCAGCATTATTGAACCCAATGCCTGGAGCAAACTGCATCAGCTGCAAGTGCTTATCTTAAATGATAATTTGTTGTCTAGTCTACCAAGTAACATTTTTCGATATGTCCCATTAACCCACCTTGACCTGAGGGGAAACAGACTAAAAATGTTGCCCTATATAGGCCTTTTGGAACACATGGACAAAGTAGTGGAATTACAGCTGGAAGAGAATCTGTGGAATTGTTCTTGTGAGCTTATTGCTTTGAAGGCTTGGCTGGAAAGCATTTCCTACTCCGCTCTTGTTGGAGAGGTCGTGTGTGAAACACCTTTCCGACTTCATGGTAGAGATCTGGATGAGGTTTCAAAACAGGAACTCTGCCCTAGAAGAGCTATTTCAGAATATGAAATGAGACCACACTCACCTTTAAGCACTATTGGATATTTTCATACAACACCTGCTGCTGTGACGGCTTCAGCTACATCATCTACAGTTTTAAGATCTTCATCAAAACCCACAAAGGGTACCCGCCAGTCAAACAAGCCAAGAATGCGGCCCACGTCTCGGATCCCATCAAAAGACACGTATAATTATGGACCAATAATTGCTTATCAGACCAAATCCCCAGTGCCTTTGGAGTGTCCTACTGCCTGCACATGCAATTTACAAATTTCTGATCTGGGACTAAATGTTAACTGTCAAGAAAGAAAGATTGAAAACGTTGCTGATTTAAAACCGAAACCATACAATCCTAAAAAGATGTATCTTACAGGAAATTACATCTCAGTGGTGCGTAGATCTGACTTCATAGACGCAACTGGATTAGATTTACTCCATTTTGGTAACAATCGGATAGCCGTCATACAAGACAGAGCTTTTGGGGATTTAACTAATTTGCGAAGACTTTACTTAAATGGCAATTTAATCGAGCGACTCACTGCAGATATGTTTTATGGTCTTCAGAGTCTACAGTATTTATACTTAGAATATAACGTTATAAGAGAAATTGTTTTAGGTACCTTTCAATATGTACCAAATCTCCAGCTACTTTTTCTCAATAACAATCTTCTGAGAACTTTACCTGGAGACATATTTTCAGGTTTGACACTGGCCAGGCTTAATCTTAGGAGTAACCATTTCACATATCTACCAGTAAGTGGTGTGTTAGATCAACTAAGATTGCTAGTACAAATTGATTTATATGAAAATCCCTGGGACTGTACATGTGATGTAGTGGGCATGAAGATTTGGCTGGAACAACTTAACACAGGCACCATTGTAAACAATGTGATATGTGCATCTCCAAAGAAATTGTCTGGAGAGGATATGATATCCATCAAGTCAGATTTTCTTTGCCCTGATTATTCTGATATAATAGTTTCAACTCCTCCTCCTTCTGCAGAACCAATTCCAGAAAGAACCACCACCACAGAAACATCTATTAAGTATAATACAACACCAAGTTCAGTACCATTGTCTGTTTTAATTCTAAGCCTTCTATTGGTTTTCATCATGTCAGTCTTTATAGCTGCAGGTCTTTTCGTGGTAGTAATGAAGAAACGAAAAAAGTCTCAAAGCGACCGTACAAGCACCAACAATTCAGATGTAAGTTCATTTAATCTTCAGTACAGTGTTTACAGCAACAGATCAGTTCCCAAAGTAAAGACTCCTGGTGGGCATGTGTATGAATACATCCCTCATCCACTGGGTCATATGTGCAAAAATCCAATTTACCGATCAAGAGAAGGGGATTCTGTTGAGGATTACAGAGATCTGCACGAATTAAAAGTTACTTACAGAAATAACACTGATGAGGAAAGAGACAACCATTTAATAAGTCAACCTTACAGTGTAAGTACCATAGAACCGCGAGAAGAATCTTCACCAGTGCAAGATGCAGAGAATTTTTACAGAGGTATTTTAGAGCCAGAGAAACAATCACCTGGAAACAATATTGAATATAAGTACAGCGGTCCTGCTACATATACTTACACGCCAAACTATGATGTAAGGCGTCAATATTTGCATCCAGAAAGGATACGAGAAACTGTGCTGTATAGTACAACACCAAGTACTGTGTTTGTTGAACCCAACAGAAATGAGTATCTGGAACTAAAAGCGAAACTTCAAGTTGAGCCGGACTACCTCGAAGTTCTTGAGAAACAGACAACTTTCAGCCAATTTTAA